From the Brassica napus cultivar Da-Ae chromosome A8, Da-Ae, whole genome shotgun sequence genome, one window contains:
- the LOC106440544 gene encoding 2-oxoglutarate-Fe(II) type oxidoreductase hxnY-like, with translation METSLVLPFIDISSPEKISTAQLIRKACLEHGFFYVKNHGISEELMEEVFRESKSFFNLPLDEKMSLLRHDLLGYTPLYAEKLDPSLSSSTGDSKESFYFGSLEGALAQRYPNQWPPQDLLPSWRQTMECYYKNVLSVGRKLLGLIALALDLDEGFFEQIGALNDPTAVVRLLRYPGEVISSDVESYGASAHSDYGMVTLLLTYGVPGLQVCRDKSRQTRVWEDVPGIRGAFIVNIGDMMERWSNGLFRSTLHRVMPVGKERYSVVFFLDPNPDCNVVCLESCCSETCPPRFPPILAGDYIKERFRLTYDS, from the exons ATGGAGACGTCACTTGTACTTCCTTTCATCGATATCTCTTCGCCGGAAAAGATATCCACCGCACAGTTGATTCGTAAG GCATGTCTCGAACATGGATTCTTCTATGTCAAGAACCATGGCATCTCTGAAGAATTGATGGAAGAGGTTTTTAGGGAGAGCAAAAGCTTCTTTAATCTCCCACTAGATGAGAAGATGTCTTTACTCCGCCACGATCTTCTCGGTTATACTCCACTCTATGCTGAGAAACTTGACCCGTCCTTGTCCTCCTCCacag GTGATTCGAAGGAAAGCTTTTACTTTGGCTCTTTGGAAGGAGCTCTGGCTCAGCGTTATCCAAATCAATGGCCTCCTCAAg ATCTCTTGCCATCATGGAGGCAAACCATGGAATGTTACTACAAGAATGTTCT ATCCGTCGGTCGAAAGTTGCTCGGCTTGATTGCCTTGGCGTTGGATTTAGATGAGGGTTTCTTCGAACAAATTGGAGCCTTGAATGATCCTACAGCAGTTGTTCGCCTCTTACGCTATCCAG GTGAAGTGATTTCGTCGGATGTAGAATCATATGGTGCTTCCGCCCACTCGGATTACGGGATGGTCACTCTTCTTTTAACTTATGGAGTCCCAGGACTTCAG GTTTGTAGAGACAAGTCAAGACAAACACGTGTTTGGGAAGATGTGCCTGGAATTAGAGG GGCGTTTATTGTCAACATTGGTGATATGATGGAGAGATGGAGCAATGGATTGTTCCG GTCTACATTGCACAGAGTGATGCCTGTTGGAAAAGAACGTTACTCG GTGGTTTTCTTCTTAGATCCCAATCCAGATTGTAACGTGGTATGTTTGGAGAGTTGTTGCAGCGAAACTTGTCCACCAAG GTTCCCGCCTATCCTCGCCGGCGACTATATTAAGGAGCGTTTCAGGCTAACCTACGACTCTTAG